The Balaenoptera musculus isolate JJ_BM4_2016_0621 chromosome 6, mBalMus1.pri.v3, whole genome shotgun sequence nucleotide sequence TTTTACAAGCTAGAGACTTGGAAATGTGGAGAGAATGTCCCAGTTTTCGGTGGAACTGAAATAATCAGGGCTTTGAAGGCCCTCCCATCCCCCAGTACGCAGCTTACTCCTGTGTCCCTGCTCCTGGGAGTGGCCTCCACCTTTCTCTCTATTTTATAAAGAATGGTATCTGTAACCACAAAGGTCAGAAGCCAAAGGACAgagcttttcttctctgatatccAGGAGCCTTGGCAGAAAAATGTACTTTGGGGCTTGAGAATCAGAGACAGAGGAAAGCTGAGTAGTTACGAGCATCCTGGAAGGGTGGGAAAAATCCTACATTACAGAAGGCCTGGGTTCCAGGCCCTGCTCTGCTTCCAActggctatgtgatcttgggcaagtcccttctcttctctgggcctcagtttccctcctgtACAATGTACATTCTTCTAGATGATCTAATaatccctttccttcccctcacccccagccttccTAACCCTCTTCACACCACCCCTGCCCAAACTGGCTCTGACATTCCAGAAGCAGCCCTGAACTGAGGTTGAAGGTCTCAGGTGGGAGTTGCGACCCATCTCTGAGTTTCCTCCTGAGTTCTGGGCCCTGGCACTAGGCCCTGGCAGGGCATCTGGCCTTGGCAGCTCAGGGCCATCAGAGGGGAGAAAAACCCTGTGCCTCTGAGAAAGGCCTCTGGTGGGCCTGCATTGTGATGACCTCATCCACTCTGTGACATcatcctctctcccacccccactcctcccTGATCAACTGCTCTGCAAACAACCATCAGTCTGAATCCCAAAGGCCTGAGAAAGTCTGTTCTCCAGTACCTGCTGCTGATCTTCTGCCTCAGCCAGCAAGAAGCACCATGAAACTGGAATTCACCGAGAAAAACTACAACAGCTTTGTGCTGCAGAACCTGAACAAACAGAGAAAACGCAAAGAGTACTGGGACATGGCCCTGACTGTGGACCACCATGTCTTCTTTGCACATCGCAATGTGCTGGCTGCGGTCTCTCCACTGGTGAAGAGTCTCATCTCCAACCACGACATGAAGACCACTGATGAGCTCTTTATCACCATTGACCCCAACTACCTGAGTCCGACCACGGTGGACCAGCTCCTGGACTACTTCTACAGCGGAAGGGTGGTAATCTCAGAGCAGAATGTGGAGGAGCTGCTTCGTGGGGCCCAGTATTTCAACACACCACGCCTTCGAATTCACTGCAATGACTTCCTGATTAAGTCCATCCGCCGTGCCAACTGCTTGCGCTACCTCTTCTTGGCTGAGTTGTTTGAGCTCAAAGAGGTATCAGACTTGGCCTACTCTGGCATTCGCGACAACTTCCACTACTGGGCCAGTCCTGAGGCCTCCATGCACTTCATGCGCTGTCCACCTGTCATCTTCGGCCGCCTGCTCCGAGATGAAAACTTGCATGTGCTCAACGAGGACCAGGCTCTCAATGCCCTCATCAATTGGGTATACTTCCGGAAGGATGAGCGGGAGAAGTATTTCAAGAAGTTCTTTAATTACATCAATCTTAATGCTGTCTCCAACAAGACACTGATGTATGCCAGCAACAAGCTGATGGGCGTGGAGAACAGCTCAGCCCACTCAACCCTGATTGAGAGTGTCCTTGTGGACCGCAAGCAGGAGAGGCCAACCAGCCTGCTGAGCTACCAGCGGAAAGGGGCCCTGCTTGATTCGGTGGTCATCCTAGGTGGCCAAAAGGCCCACGGCAAGTTCAACGATGGAGTGTTTGCTTATATCATTCAGGAGAACCTGTGGTTGAAGCTCTCAGAGATGCCCTATCGGGCAGCAGCACTTAGTGCCACCTCTGCTGGTCGCTACATCTACATCTCTGGTGGTACCACTGAGCAGATTTCAGGGCTGAAGACGGCTTGGCGGTATGACATGGATGACAACTCCTGGACCAAGTTGCCCGACCTGCCAATTGGGCTTGTCTTCCACACCATGGTGACCTGCGGGGGGACAGTGTACTCAGTGGGTGGGAGCATTGCCCCAAGGAGGTATGTCTCTAACATCTATCGCTATGATGAGCGCAAGGAGGCCTGGTGCCTGGCAGGGAAGATGAGCATCCCTATGGATGGCACAGCCGTGATCACCAGGGGTGACCGGAACCTGTACATTGTCACTGGGCGCTGCTTGGTTAAGGGCTACATCTCCCGGGTCGGGGTGGTGGACTGCTTTGACACCAACACTGGGGACGTGGTCCAGTGTATCACCTTCCCCATTGAGTTCAACCACCGGCCCCTGCTCTCTTTTCATCAGGACAACATCCTCTGCGTGTACAGCCACCGGCAGAGCGTGGAAATCAACCTGCAGAAGATAAAGGCCAACAAGACGACTACCTCAGTGCCTCTCTTGCCCAACAACTGCCCCTTGGATGTGTCCCATGCTATATGCTCCATTGGAGACAACAAGGTGTTTGTATGTGGAGGTGTCGCCACAACCAGTGATGTCCAGACAAGGGACTACACCATCAATCCAAACGCCTACATGCTGGACCAAAACTCAGGCGAGTGGAAGACCCTGGCCCCCCCACCAGAGGCACTGGACTGCCCTGCCTGCTGTCTAGCCAAGCTGCCTTGCAAGATTCTTCAAAGGATTTAAATGGCTTTTTAAGTGGGAGAATAAGTAAATGCATTATTATTCACAAtttaatgagagagagaaagagaagaagatgGCCTGTTGGTTCCTTCTTAGTCTTTGTTTGGCCCTAAAGGTGGAGATGCTGGGCTACAGCTACCCCCAGTGGGGGGAAATTCACGGCCACTCTGTCACTGGAGGGATCCAAGCTGAGGCTAGAAGAGTCCCTGATGTGTGGGATCAAGACATCTCCTGGGTAGTGGCTCCCAGTGGGTGGAAATTCAGGGCTACTCCGTCACTGGAGAGATCCAAGCTGAGGCTGGAAGGGAATCCCTGGTGGGTGAGATTGAGGCATCTCCCAGGCACTGGCCAAGGTGATGTCTGGAAGGCCCCCTATTCTATACCCCTGTAGTCACCTTGCGGGCATCTGCTAGACTGACAGTTAAAGCATTTACTTAGAGTTGTGAAGCCTCAGACTCCTCCAACACTCATTTCCCTTGAGTCTGCCTAGGAAGGCAGGGGAGGGCCAATCTC carries:
- the CCIN gene encoding calicin — encoded protein: MKLEFTEKNYNSFVLQNLNKQRKRKEYWDMALTVDHHVFFAHRNVLAAVSPLVKSLISNHDMKTTDELFITIDPNYLSPTTVDQLLDYFYSGRVVISEQNVEELLRGAQYFNTPRLRIHCNDFLIKSIRRANCLRYLFLAELFELKEVSDLAYSGIRDNFHYWASPEASMHFMRCPPVIFGRLLRDENLHVLNEDQALNALINWVYFRKDEREKYFKKFFNYINLNAVSNKTLMYASNKLMGVENSSAHSTLIESVLVDRKQERPTSLLSYQRKGALLDSVVILGGQKAHGKFNDGVFAYIIQENLWLKLSEMPYRAAALSATSAGRYIYISGGTTEQISGLKTAWRYDMDDNSWTKLPDLPIGLVFHTMVTCGGTVYSVGGSIAPRRYVSNIYRYDERKEAWCLAGKMSIPMDGTAVITRGDRNLYIVTGRCLVKGYISRVGVVDCFDTNTGDVVQCITFPIEFNHRPLLSFHQDNILCVYSHRQSVEINLQKIKANKTTTSVPLLPNNCPLDVSHAICSIGDNKVFVCGGVATTSDVQTRDYTINPNAYMLDQNSGEWKTLAPPPEALDCPACCLAKLPCKILQRI